Proteins co-encoded in one Oculatellaceae cyanobacterium genomic window:
- a CDS encoding DUF4090 family protein, which yields MPPEITPDSQSTTGADAVDVAIANKVDFDGSPIPSAKLELYSQVMGLEAGRQRSGVSNTMRSRIVRIGAKHIPQAELNQMLIAADFAPLKDKEIAFYYGSK from the coding sequence ATGCCTCCTGAAATCACCCCAGACTCTCAATCAACTACAGGTGCTGACGCTGTTGATGTCGCGATCGCCAACAAAGTTGACTTTGATGGCTCCCCCATTCCTTCTGCTAAACTAGAACTTTATAGTCAAGTAATGGGATTAGAGGCAGGTCGCCAACGCAGTGGAGTATCTAATACCATGCGCTCCCGAATTGTGCGGATAGGTGCTAAACACATTCCACAAGCAGAACTCAATCAAATGTTGATCGCAGCAGATTTTGCCCCTCTAAAAGACAAAGAAATTGCCTTTTACTATGGAAGTAAATGA
- a CDS encoding WGxxGxxG family protein, whose amino-acid sequence MKNSNLSKIAGASLLALSLSFLPSHLPASAQDNTTTTPNNTTTTDNNKPVLDTTPFQETKNDNNNWGWLGLLGLIGLANLFRKDEHHEHRHENETVSGTTTRL is encoded by the coding sequence ATGAAAAATTCTAATTTGTCTAAAATTGCTGGTGCTAGCTTACTGGCATTAAGTTTATCTTTTCTACCATCTCATTTACCTGCATCGGCTCAAGATAATACTACCACTACTCCAAATAATACTACCACTACCGACAATAATAAACCTGTTCTTGACACTACTCCCTTTCAAGAAACAAAGAATGATAATAATAATTGGGGATGGTTAGGTTTACTTGGTTTGATTGGTTTAGCCAATCTATTCCGCAAAGATGAACACCATGAGCATCGCCATGAAAATGAGACCGTAAGTGGCACTACTACCAGACTTTAA
- a CDS encoding tetratricopeptide repeat protein encodes MPDSTSRLRLIKAAIATTLFLLCGNSMVLADNQQLPPNPLEITTPDLLIPKNPPLNEQELLQFKASLDQLNNQATTQLRSGNKLAAYDIWHRELRLRRQLGALEEVAALARVGGIAWEDNQKAEVQLITKRLQAIQQQAQTQVPVDLTLLQSIGQAYQQVRVIAPAMDIYQQILTSSQQQQNQPKVVETLNSLAELYLDWFDYSKAAENYEELLKLSQQQVDVRNQLIYLQQLADIYDKAKQPENGIRIKQQLIEIYLKQQTVDKLPAIKMAIASDYEAINKPDEASQNYQEAYQLAISQQHYADASAALDKLGALYYSHNQPDAALQIYQTLLEVEKQSYDFYGLMNTYDHIGQIYLAQKNFEQAKAAFQQGLDLANSLKYQENYFASQLERANQQKSP; translated from the coding sequence ATGCCAGATAGTACAAGCAGACTGAGATTAATTAAAGCAGCGATCGCTACTACTTTGTTTTTGCTGTGTGGCAATTCAATGGTATTAGCAGATAATCAGCAACTACCGCCTAACCCTCTAGAAATCACAACGCCTGATTTATTAATCCCAAAAAACCCACCTCTCAATGAGCAAGAACTTTTACAATTTAAGGCATCACTTGATCAATTAAATAATCAAGCAACTACACAATTACGATCTGGTAATAAATTAGCAGCTTATGATATTTGGCATCGAGAACTGCGATTGCGACGACAATTGGGAGCCTTAGAAGAAGTTGCAGCCCTAGCTAGGGTTGGAGGTATTGCTTGGGAAGATAATCAAAAAGCTGAGGTGCAACTAATTACTAAACGTCTGCAAGCTATTCAACAGCAAGCGCAAACTCAAGTTCCCGTTGACTTAACTTTATTGCAATCCATAGGGCAAGCTTATCAGCAAGTCAGAGTAATAGCGCCAGCAATGGATATTTATCAACAAATTCTCACTTCTTCGCAACAGCAACAAAACCAACCTAAAGTTGTAGAAACTCTTAATTCTCTTGCTGAACTGTATTTAGATTGGTTTGATTATTCTAAAGCAGCAGAAAATTATGAGGAGTTGCTCAAATTATCACAACAGCAGGTTGATGTTAGAAACCAACTTATATATCTACAACAGCTTGCTGATATTTACGACAAGGCGAAGCAACCTGAAAATGGTATTAGGATCAAGCAACAACTAATTGAAATTTATCTCAAGCAACAAACTGTAGATAAATTACCAGCAATTAAGATGGCGATTGCTTCCGACTACGAAGCCATTAATAAACCTGATGAAGCTAGCCAAAATTATCAGGAAGCTTATCAATTAGCTATCTCACAACAACACTATGCTGATGCTAGTGCAGCATTAGATAAACTAGGCGCTCTTTATTACTCCCATAACCAGCCTGATGCCGCTTTGCAGATATATCAAACTCTTTTAGAGGTAGAAAAACAATCTTATGACTTCTATGGTTTGATGAACACTTATGACCATATTGGTCAAATTTATCTTGCCCAAAAAAACTTTGAGCAAGCTAAGGCAGCTTTTCAACAAGGGCTAGATTTAGCTAATTCTTTAAAATATCAGGAAAACTATTTTGCTAGTCAGCTTGAACGAGCTAATCAACAAAAATCTCCGTAA
- a CDS encoding esterase-like activity of phytase family protein produces MMTAKVKRGFPLVIDVITIKHWISNKLKRSAYVLATALIILTLLTSCSLPQVSAQQRVFLDLSLEFLGEYQLPNSKFKDTPVGGLSGLTYDRSSNLFYAIADDRSGFAPARFYTLKLILDNSSKEKIGIKKVEIENVTFLRDAQGNTYPKNTSDTEGIALTPQQTVFISSEGVAENRVPPFIKEFALNTGREQQSLTIPERYLPNDSADQPRGIQNNLGFEALTLNPTGTIPASGEPFRLFTVTESALAQDEDEIASTNQTENPEQGAKCRLLHYLLSDGAPVIISEHLYQLEPPPSGAVKHGLPEILAFDQGGHFLTLERSFGLLGFSAKIFQAATGGATDTSRIASLKGDLRSIEPIKKKLLFDLDKLGIYLDNLEGMALGPRLPDGSQSLLLVSDNNFNDSQLTQFLLFRLKSGN; encoded by the coding sequence ATGATGACTGCTAAAGTAAAACGAGGGTTTCCCCTGGTTATTGACGTGATTACTATAAAACATTGGATCTCGAACAAACTAAAACGTAGTGCTTACGTTTTAGCAACTGCCTTAATAATATTGACCTTACTGACATCCTGTAGCTTGCCTCAAGTTAGCGCACAACAGCGAGTTTTTCTGGATTTGTCTCTAGAATTTTTGGGAGAATACCAACTACCAAATAGCAAATTTAAAGATACTCCTGTGGGGGGATTATCTGGACTTACATACGATCGCTCCTCGAATCTTTTTTATGCGATCGCAGATGATCGTAGCGGGTTCGCTCCAGCTAGATTTTATACCCTAAAGCTAATTCTCGATAACTCCAGCAAAGAGAAAATTGGCATTAAGAAAGTAGAAATAGAAAATGTTACCTTTTTACGTGACGCTCAAGGTAATACTTATCCTAAAAACACCAGCGATACTGAAGGCATTGCCCTAACTCCCCAGCAAACAGTATTTATATCTAGCGAAGGTGTCGCTGAAAATCGTGTTCCACCCTTTATTAAAGAATTTGCTCTTAATACTGGAAGAGAACAGCAAAGCTTAACAATACCAGAACGCTATCTTCCAAATGACTCCGCCGATCAACCTCGTGGTATCCAAAATAACTTAGGTTTTGAAGCACTAACTCTTAACCCTACAGGAACCATACCCGCTAGCGGAGAACCATTTCGCTTATTTACAGTCACAGAGTCAGCACTGGCGCAGGATGAAGATGAAATAGCATCAACTAATCAAACTGAAAACCCAGAACAAGGAGCTAAATGTCGTTTACTTCATTATTTACTTAGTGATGGAGCGCCAGTAATCATCTCAGAACATTTGTATCAGCTAGAACCACCTCCCAGTGGAGCCGTAAAACACGGTTTACCAGAAATATTAGCCTTCGATCAGGGAGGGCATTTTCTCACATTAGAACGCTCGTTTGGGCTTTTAGGCTTCAGTGCTAAAATTTTTCAAGCAGCAACAGGTGGAGCAACCGATACATCGCGTATTGCCAGCCTTAAAGGTGATTTAAGAAGTATTGAACCAATTAAGAAAAAGTTACTGTTTGACTTGGATAAACTAGGTATTTACTTAGATAATTTAGAAGGAATGGCTCTTGGCCCTCGTTTGCCAGATGGTAGCCAAAGTTTACTACTGGTGAGTGACAATAATTTTAATGATTCCCAACTCACCCAGTTTCTCCTGTTTCGCCTTAAAAGCGGAAATTGA
- a CDS encoding chromophore lyase CpcT/CpeT codes for MTHSTDIATLARWMAADFSNQAQAFENPPFFAHIRVAMRPLPPELLSGVSFFVEQAYDYTLNDPYRLRVLKLIVVDDRIEIENYSVNQEQQFYGASRKPELLKALTVEHLEKLPGCNMIVEWTGNSFKGYVQPGKACIVFRKGQKTYLDSTFEIDEHKFISLDRGRDPETDEHIWGSFGGPFHFVRRASFAEEVKV; via the coding sequence ATGACGCATTCTACTGATATCGCAACCTTAGCTCGCTGGATGGCAGCAGATTTCAGTAATCAAGCCCAAGCTTTTGAAAATCCTCCATTTTTCGCGCATATTCGTGTAGCTATGCGCCCCCTACCGCCAGAACTTTTGTCAGGGGTGAGTTTTTTTGTGGAACAAGCTTATGATTATACGCTCAACGATCCCTACCGACTCAGAGTTTTAAAGTTAATAGTCGTAGATGATCGTATTGAAATCGAAAATTACTCTGTCAACCAAGAGCAACAATTTTACGGCGCATCCCGTAAACCAGAGCTTCTAAAAGCTCTGACGGTGGAACATTTAGAGAAATTACCAGGCTGCAATATGATTGTGGAATGGACAGGTAACAGCTTTAAAGGCTATGTTCAACCTGGGAAAGCTTGCATTGTATTTCGTAAAGGTCAAAAGACTTACTTAGATAGCACTTTCGAGATTGACGAACACAAATTTATCAGTCTTGACAGAGGACGCGATCCAGAGACAGACGAACATATCTGGGGTTCCTTTGGTGGCCCATTTCACTTTGTCCGTCGGGCAAGTTTTGCTGAGGAAGTAAAAGTTTAG
- a CDS encoding NAD-dependent epimerase/dehydratase family protein, whose protein sequence is MKVLVIGGDGYCGWATALYLSNRGYEVGILDSLVRRHWDSELCVETLTPIAPIQQRIQRWHDLTGKSIDLFIGDINNYDFLNKALHQFQPEAIVHFGEQRSAPFSMIDREHAVLTQVNNVVGTLNILYAIQQDFPDCHLVKLGTMGEYGTPNIDIEEGYITIEHNGRKDTLPYPKQPGSFYHLSKVHDSHNIHFACKVWGLRATDLNQGVVYGVLTEETGMDELLINRLDYDGVFGTALNRFCIQAAIAHPLTVYGSGGQTRAFLDIRDTVRCVELAIANPAQKGEFRVFNQFTEQFSVGDLALMVKKAGNALGLNVEINNLENPRVEKEEHYFNAKNTNLLDLGLQPHYLSDSLLDSLLNFAMKYQYRVDQNQILPKVSWRPKV, encoded by the coding sequence ATGAAAGTCCTGGTAATTGGCGGTGATGGCTATTGCGGTTGGGCAACCGCACTCTACCTGTCCAACAGAGGTTATGAAGTCGGCATTCTAGATAGTCTGGTGCGTCGGCACTGGGATTCAGAATTGTGTGTTGAAACTTTAACGCCGATCGCACCAATTCAGCAACGAATCCAACGCTGGCACGACCTCACAGGTAAATCTATTGACCTGTTCATTGGCGATATTAATAACTACGATTTTCTCAACAAGGCATTACATCAATTTCAGCCAGAGGCAATTGTCCATTTTGGTGAACAGCGTTCGGCACCTTTTTCAATGATTGACCGAGAACACGCTGTTCTCACTCAGGTAAATAACGTTGTCGGGACGCTGAATATACTTTATGCAATCCAGCAAGACTTCCCAGATTGCCACTTGGTTAAGTTAGGGACGATGGGTGAGTATGGCACTCCCAATATTGATATTGAGGAAGGTTATATCACTATCGAACACAACGGACGTAAGGATACTTTGCCTTATCCCAAACAGCCTGGTAGCTTCTATCACCTCAGCAAGGTTCACGACAGCCATAATATCCATTTTGCTTGTAAGGTTTGGGGTTTACGTGCCACTGACCTCAATCAGGGCGTTGTCTACGGCGTTCTGACGGAAGAAACAGGGATGGATGAACTGCTAATTAACCGTCTTGACTATGATGGTGTATTTGGTACAGCTTTAAACCGTTTCTGTATTCAAGCTGCGATCGCTCATCCTTTGACTGTTTATGGTTCAGGTGGTCAAACTCGCGCATTTTTGGATATTCGGGATACTGTACGCTGTGTAGAATTAGCGATCGCTAACCCAGCACAAAAAGGCGAATTCCGCGTATTCAACCAGTTCACTGAGCAATTCAGTGTTGGTGACTTAGCTTTAATGGTTAAGAAAGCTGGTAATGCTTTAGGACTAAATGTAGAAATTAATAATTTGGAAAATCCTAGAGTTGAGAAAGAAGAACATTACTTTAACGCTAAAAACACCAATCTCCTCGATTTAGGCTTACAACCACACTATCTGTCAGATTCTCTGCTGGACTCACTGCTAAACTTTGCTATGAAGTACCAGTACCGAGTTGATCAAAACCAAATCCTACCGAAAGTTTCTTGGCGACCAAAAGTTTAA